From a region of the Bremerella alba genome:
- a CDS encoding D-2-hydroxyacid dehydrogenase, producing the protein MKIALCYQTQPEFVEAIQQVAPDAEVIDAGQEGIADAILEADIFCGHAKVPMPWSEVVQNGKLKWIQSSAAGMDHCLVPEVIASDILVSSASGLFANQVAEQTFSLLLGLIRSLPVFFRAQTVKDYTRRPTHDLHGKTVGIVGLGGNGRRIAEILAAFQTRILATDLFPYDCPPHVEALWPADRLDDLLAASDVVILTLPLNSSTYHIIDESRFAAMKQDAWFINVARGQVVQETALVEALQSKKLLGAGIDVAEVEPLPSDSPLWNMENVIISPHVGAQSATRNADATQLFCTNLRRYLNGEPPINLVDKQLGFPVRKPLQ; encoded by the coding sequence ATGAAAATTGCACTTTGCTACCAAACGCAACCAGAGTTTGTCGAGGCAATCCAACAAGTCGCGCCCGACGCCGAAGTGATCGACGCAGGGCAAGAAGGAATCGCAGATGCCATTTTGGAAGCGGATATTTTCTGCGGACACGCCAAAGTCCCGATGCCCTGGTCTGAAGTCGTTCAAAACGGAAAATTGAAGTGGATTCAGTCCTCAGCCGCTGGCATGGACCACTGCTTGGTGCCGGAAGTGATCGCTTCGGACATCCTGGTTTCCAGTGCCTCGGGACTGTTTGCCAATCAAGTCGCAGAGCAGACTTTTTCCCTCTTATTGGGCCTGATTCGCAGTTTACCGGTTTTCTTTCGCGCACAAACGGTAAAAGATTATACCAGAAGACCAACCCATGATCTGCATGGCAAGACGGTTGGCATTGTGGGGCTGGGTGGCAATGGACGCCGGATCGCGGAAATCCTGGCGGCGTTCCAGACACGCATCCTGGCGACGGATCTCTTTCCCTACGATTGCCCTCCGCATGTCGAGGCGTTGTGGCCGGCAGATCGATTAGACGACCTGTTAGCCGCGTCGGACGTGGTGATCCTGACCCTGCCACTCAATTCCAGCACCTACCATATTATCGACGAAAGTCGCTTCGCAGCGATGAAGCAGGATGCCTGGTTCATCAACGTTGCACGAGGACAGGTCGTTCAAGAAACGGCTTTAGTCGAGGCATTACAAAGCAAAAAGCTACTTGGGGCCGGTATCGATGTGGCCGAGGTCGAACCCTTACCCTCGGATAGCCCACTATGGAATATGGAGAATGTCATTATATCCCCACACGTTGGGGCCCAGTCAGCAACTCGTAATGCCGATGCAACACAGCTATTTTGTACCAATCTGCGACGATACTTGAACGGCGAGCCTCCGATCAACCTGGTCGATAAGCAGCTCGGCTTCCCGGTCCGCAAGCCTTTGCAGTAA
- a CDS encoding Gfo/Idh/MocA family oxidoreductase: MNLKPEELAVGKENYHDALGVNRRDFLKGVVAAGAVSGAGLGAMYFGYSKVKDPVRVGVIGTGDEGSVLIGALNPEYVDVVAISDIRPYNVHRAFHGDHASPAALDARQGLMSVYDWKTEDEAKKHVKVYTDYKELLADPNVEAVICALPLFIHKQVAMDAMAAGKHVLTEKLMAHTVMQCKEMGRMAEEQDLYLATGHQRHYSVLYDNAVNLIQWGVLGELHHIRAQWHRGNLPGGDSWQQPIPGGEKLADGEIQDEIKDRMNAFKKRADSESDPVRRAQYKAMYAQYAAWNEDRNIDASKYGYNDFNIRNRQGGERQISALEELCRWRLWDRTGGGLMAELGSHQLDAASIFISALRKDGKKAHPLAVHATGGRHLFGYDRDADDHVYCMFEFPGSGYDPSFDVGYYDDVTNWPPAKKGVPNYEEDPHKKVVVTYSSINGNGFGGYGEVVMGTKGSLVLHNEKDVALYKNGVSADTKLNVKKDADGPTMDTQASGGQTKAASLANAASQGPVSRGYTEEIEHWAYCIRNPAPENKPKCHPEVAMGDAVIALTARLAIQRSNQGKGGYIPFKEEWFDIHSDSTPENDLA, from the coding sequence ATGAATTTGAAACCAGAAGAGCTCGCCGTCGGCAAGGAAAACTACCACGATGCACTTGGTGTCAATCGTCGTGACTTTCTGAAGGGTGTTGTTGCCGCTGGTGCCGTTTCCGGCGCCGGTCTGGGGGCCATGTACTTTGGCTACTCGAAGGTGAAAGATCCCGTTCGCGTGGGTGTCATCGGTACCGGTGACGAAGGAAGCGTGCTCATTGGCGCGTTGAATCCGGAATACGTCGACGTGGTCGCCATCTCGGACATTCGCCCATACAACGTGCATCGCGCCTTCCACGGCGACCATGCCAGCCCTGCAGCCTTGGACGCCCGTCAGGGGCTGATGTCGGTCTACGACTGGAAGACCGAAGACGAAGCGAAAAAGCACGTCAAGGTTTACACCGATTACAAAGAACTGCTGGCCGACCCAAATGTCGAAGCCGTTATTTGTGCTTTGCCGCTGTTTATTCACAAACAAGTTGCCATGGACGCGATGGCGGCCGGCAAACACGTGCTGACCGAAAAGCTGATGGCTCACACCGTCATGCAGTGTAAGGAAATGGGCCGTATGGCCGAGGAACAAGATTTGTACCTCGCCACCGGTCACCAACGGCACTATAGCGTGCTGTATGACAACGCCGTGAACCTGATTCAATGGGGCGTGCTAGGCGAGCTTCACCACATCCGCGCTCAGTGGCACCGCGGTAACTTGCCAGGTGGCGACAGCTGGCAACAGCCGATCCCCGGTGGCGAGAAGCTGGCCGACGGCGAGATTCAGGACGAAATCAAGGATCGCATGAACGCGTTCAAGAAACGCGCCGACAGCGAAAGCGATCCGGTGCGTCGGGCACAGTACAAAGCCATGTACGCTCAGTACGCGGCCTGGAACGAAGACCGAAATATCGACGCTTCGAAGTACGGCTACAACGACTTCAATATCCGCAATCGTCAGGGTGGCGAACGTCAAATTTCCGCTTTGGAAGAACTGTGCCGTTGGCGTCTTTGGGACCGCACTGGTGGCGGTTTGATGGCCGAACTGGGTAGCCATCAGTTGGACGCGGCATCGATCTTTATCAGTGCGTTGCGAAAGGATGGCAAGAAGGCTCATCCATTGGCCGTGCATGCCACCGGTGGCCGTCACCTGTTCGGTTACGACCGCGACGCAGACGATCACGTTTACTGCATGTTCGAGTTCCCAGGCAGCGGTTACGATCCATCGTTCGACGTCGGGTATTACGACGATGTCACCAATTGGCCGCCTGCGAAGAAGGGTGTTCCTAACTACGAGGAAGACCCGCACAAGAAGGTCGTGGTGACCTATTCGTCTATTAACGGCAACGGTTTTGGCGGATATGGCGAAGTCGTGATGGGAACCAAGGGCTCCCTGGTTCTGCATAACGAAAAAGACGTCGCCCTGTATAAGAACGGCGTCTCGGCAGATACCAAGCTGAACGTCAAGAAGGACGCCGACGGCCCGACGATGGATACGCAGGCCAGTGGCGGCCAGACGAAAGCTGCCTCGTTGGCCAATGCGGCCAGCCAAGGCCCGGTCAGCCGTGGTTACACGGAAGAGATCGAACACTGGGCCTACTGCATCCGCAACCCGGCTCCTGAGAACAAGCCGAAGTGTCACCCCGAAGTGGCCATGGGCGACGCTGTGATCGCACTGACGGCTCGCTTGGCGATCCAACGCTCTAACCAGGGCAAGGGTGGCTACATTCCATTCAAAGAAGAATGGTTTGACATCCACAGCGACTCGACTCCAGAAAACGATCTGGCGTAA
- a CDS encoding PDZ domain-containing protein codes for MLKPFPILSCLLVLGTLLSATHGQGQELNIAEQQAIQSAVDRVAASVVQIETVGGLVEGGGPSEGASRTTGTIVSPDGFILSSLYGFIQEPSGILVSMPNGKRVVGKIIAKDTQRNLVLLKVETDAELAVPETIAREQLQPGQWAIALGKTFAKDVPAVSVGIVSATHRVWGKAVQTDAKISPNNYGGPLIDIQGRVIGILTPLSPQDPGATGGFEWYDSGIGFAAPLTEIQQRLDTLKAGQDLKPGLLGINLKGKDIVADPAEIAAVRYNSPAQVAGIQEKDILIGANQRPIERQAQLKHILGEAYAGDRLEFKVKRGEEELTFSVTLADELIPYERPFLGIILDRNVPDAALVTQVFEETAAKTSGIQAGDKILRYGDTDIDSPQTLREAVATATPDTAHKLVVLRDEAEQTLEVLPEGMPSQFLADAEKPTAPEGTEAQEGVLTGESDFQLAEEQNSAKLFVPEAAKKLPSLGLVVLLGDAEFKLDPQWESWKKYADAFGYAVLEIQPASESRWTRPEISVVRKMIDRVRDNYNIDATRTVAVGGKSGGAMALLHGFENRDVQNGAVTIESGIPRGTNIPDNEPLERLEIVFMNAKDSETALAVAPQIEALKKVKFSVIATETTGNGGESQLSETDIETLSNWLNTLDRI; via the coding sequence ATGTTGAAGCCGTTTCCTATCCTGTCTTGCCTACTGGTTCTAGGTACTTTGCTCTCCGCTACGCATGGGCAAGGTCAAGAGTTGAACATCGCCGAACAACAAGCGATTCAATCCGCTGTGGATCGTGTGGCCGCCAGTGTTGTGCAAATTGAAACGGTTGGTGGATTGGTCGAAGGGGGCGGGCCCAGCGAGGGAGCCAGCCGCACGACCGGCACCATTGTTTCGCCAGATGGCTTCATCCTTTCCAGTCTATACGGCTTTATCCAAGAGCCCTCCGGGATCCTCGTCAGCATGCCCAACGGCAAACGCGTCGTAGGCAAAATTATCGCGAAGGATACGCAGCGCAATCTCGTTTTGCTGAAAGTCGAAACCGACGCCGAACTGGCCGTACCGGAAACCATTGCCCGCGAGCAGCTGCAGCCTGGTCAATGGGCGATCGCCCTGGGCAAGACGTTTGCCAAAGACGTACCGGCGGTATCTGTGGGGATCGTCAGCGCTACCCACCGCGTTTGGGGCAAAGCGGTACAAACCGATGCGAAGATCTCGCCCAACAACTACGGCGGCCCCCTGATCGACATTCAGGGACGCGTGATCGGTATCCTTACGCCGCTGTCCCCACAAGACCCCGGCGCGACCGGTGGCTTCGAGTGGTACGACTCTGGCATCGGGTTTGCCGCTCCTTTGACCGAGATCCAGCAGCGGCTCGATACGCTGAAAGCAGGCCAAGACCTCAAGCCTGGCCTTCTGGGGATCAACCTCAAAGGCAAGGACATCGTCGCTGATCCAGCAGAAATCGCCGCCGTTCGCTACAACAGCCCGGCCCAAGTCGCCGGCATCCAAGAGAAGGACATCCTAATCGGGGCTAACCAACGTCCGATCGAACGTCAGGCCCAACTCAAGCATATCCTGGGAGAGGCCTACGCCGGTGACAGACTTGAATTTAAGGTCAAGCGTGGAGAAGAAGAGCTGACCTTTAGTGTCACCCTGGCGGACGAGCTTATTCCATATGAGCGTCCCTTCCTGGGGATTATCTTAGACCGAAACGTTCCTGACGCGGCCCTGGTCACTCAAGTGTTTGAAGAGACAGCTGCCAAAACTTCCGGCATTCAGGCAGGCGATAAGATCCTCCGATACGGCGACACCGATATCGACTCGCCGCAGACGCTGCGTGAAGCCGTCGCTACGGCCACGCCTGACACGGCTCATAAGTTGGTCGTCCTGCGTGACGAAGCCGAACAGACGTTGGAAGTCCTTCCTGAGGGCATGCCTTCGCAGTTTCTGGCCGACGCCGAGAAACCAACGGCCCCCGAAGGCACGGAAGCTCAGGAAGGCGTCCTCACTGGCGAAAGTGATTTTCAACTGGCCGAAGAACAAAACAGCGCTAAGTTGTTTGTCCCGGAAGCCGCGAAGAAACTTCCTTCGCTGGGGCTGGTCGTTCTACTGGGAGACGCCGAGTTCAAACTCGATCCGCAGTGGGAATCGTGGAAGAAGTACGCCGACGCGTTCGGCTACGCCGTCTTAGAGATCCAACCGGCCAGCGAGTCGCGTTGGACCCGTCCTGAAATCTCGGTCGTGCGTAAGATGATCGATCGGGTTCGCGACAACTACAACATCGACGCCACGCGGACCGTTGCCGTTGGCGGCAAGTCCGGTGGGGCAATGGCCCTGCTGCATGGCTTTGAAAACCGCGACGTCCAGAACGGTGCCGTGACCATCGAATCGGGCATTCCTCGCGGGACGAACATTCCTGATAACGAGCCGCTCGAGCGGTTGGAAATCGTCTTCATGAATGCTAAAGACTCAGAAACGGCCCTCGCGGTTGCCCCGCAGATCGAGGCACTTAAGAAAGTGAAGTTCAGCGTCATTGCGACCGAAACGACGGGAAATGGCGGGGAAAGCCAACTGTCGGAGACCGACATCGAAACGCTTTCCAACTGGCTCAATACGCTCGATCGCATTTGA
- a CDS encoding sugar phosphate isomerase/epimerase family protein gives MEKWAIGVFTSIDAGLGVDLDVAQELGIKTIQIHAPQKSSRNQESADKILAKLKDYGIEVTCVFGGFEGESYADIPTTQKTVGLVPPETRAARTAEMKDIADFANMLGCKCIGLHIGFIPHDTNDPQYSQVVAVAQELCDHCGAMGQTVNLETGQESADGLLQFIGDVARENLKVNFDPANMILYGTGEPIEAVKKVGHHLGSVHCKDAKWAANPGQEWGQEVPLGEGDVDIEAYLRTLKLVGYEGPLTIEREIPQEPDRQKTEVGHAVTLLNGLKTKILG, from the coding sequence ATGGAAAAGTGGGCGATTGGTGTCTTCACCAGCATTGATGCCGGGCTCGGCGTGGACTTAGACGTGGCCCAAGAGTTGGGTATTAAGACAATTCAAATCCACGCTCCCCAGAAGTCTTCTCGCAACCAAGAGAGTGCCGACAAGATTTTGGCGAAGCTAAAAGACTACGGCATTGAAGTGACTTGTGTCTTCGGCGGATTTGAAGGCGAAAGCTATGCCGATATCCCGACCACGCAAAAGACGGTTGGTCTTGTGCCGCCGGAAACGCGTGCCGCACGAACGGCCGAGATGAAAGATATCGCCGACTTCGCCAACATGCTCGGCTGCAAATGCATCGGCCTACACATTGGCTTCATTCCTCACGATACGAACGATCCGCAGTATTCGCAGGTAGTCGCCGTCGCTCAAGAGTTATGCGATCACTGTGGGGCGATGGGCCAAACCGTGAACCTGGAAACGGGGCAAGAATCGGCCGATGGTCTGCTGCAGTTCATCGGGGACGTGGCTCGCGAGAACTTGAAGGTTAACTTCGATCCGGCCAATATGATCCTTTATGGAACCGGCGAGCCAATTGAGGCCGTGAAGAAAGTGGGCCACCACCTGGGAAGCGTCCACTGCAAAGATGCCAAGTGGGCTGCCAACCCTGGCCAGGAATGGGGACAGGAAGTGCCGCTAGGCGAAGGGGATGTCGATATCGAAGCCTACCTGCGTACGTTGAAACTCGTTGGTTACGAAGGACCACTGACCATCGAACGTGAAATCCCGCAGGAACCAGATCGCCAGAAGACCGAAGTCGGGCACGCCGTCACGCTGCTTAACGGTTTGAAGACGAAGATTCTCGGCTAG
- a CDS encoding DoxX family protein, with protein MILVVLRCVTGWHFFMEGSKKVQSGDFSSAGFLRNAKGPLAENFRGMAFDIYGTHRLNKDAIKSRADGYRGWAIGQFGEEPANQFGKALSRYNNRIDYYFDENAEDIEKYFNELQLYEERRQDQRYRGLAHYEDRLVEKDQELFKNLSKWTNDIAKFEADYIDDLNTIGQSVTQTNDRVNQVNPNQGPVDLIVTWVLFVCGILLILGLFTRLAALGVAGFLIQVMLAQWPFAHGADLTFVYYQSVEIVALLLIAAIGAGRFAGLDYILWNSFSKCCSRGASNKGE; from the coding sequence GTGATTTTAGTTGTCCTCCGGTGCGTCACCGGTTGGCATTTCTTTATGGAAGGTTCCAAGAAGGTTCAGTCTGGCGATTTCTCGTCGGCCGGCTTCTTGCGCAACGCCAAAGGACCCTTGGCCGAAAACTTCCGTGGCATGGCTTTTGACATCTACGGAACGCATCGACTGAATAAGGACGCGATTAAAAGCCGTGCCGATGGCTATCGCGGATGGGCGATTGGTCAGTTCGGCGAAGAACCTGCCAACCAATTTGGAAAAGCACTGAGTCGCTACAACAACCGTATCGACTATTACTTCGACGAGAACGCCGAAGACATCGAGAAGTACTTCAACGAGCTTCAACTCTACGAAGAAAGACGCCAAGATCAGCGCTATCGTGGCCTGGCCCACTACGAGGACCGCTTGGTGGAGAAAGACCAAGAGCTTTTCAAAAACCTCAGCAAATGGACCAATGACATCGCCAAATTTGAGGCCGACTATATTGACGACCTCAATACAATTGGGCAGTCCGTTACGCAGACCAATGATCGCGTCAATCAGGTGAATCCCAATCAGGGACCTGTCGATTTGATTGTGACCTGGGTTTTGTTCGTTTGTGGTATTTTGTTGATCTTGGGTTTATTTACCCGGTTAGCTGCTTTGGGCGTGGCCGGATTTTTGATTCAGGTGATGCTTGCTCAGTGGCCGTTTGCCCATGGAGCGGACCTTACTTTTGTCTACTATCAGTCGGTTGAGATTGTCGCGCTGTTGTTGATCGCCGCGATCGGCGCAGGCAGATTTGCCGGGCTGGATTACATTCTTTGGAACTCATTTAGCAAGTGCTGCAGCCGCGGTGCATCCAATAAAGGGGAGTAA
- a CDS encoding S1C family serine protease — protein MSVKHLTQTLLASIVALCLLLPNQTANAEATLREVTRDVQRKVVKIYGAGGLRGLESYQSGSLISDKGHVLTAWSYVLDSSVITVVLDDGRHFVAELAAADPRFGIALLKIDAENLPHFSLDKGVSPKVGDRILSFSNLFGIAAGDEPASVLSGYVSAITPLEARRSTFPSAYQGPVLIVDAIVNNPGAAGGVLTDQDGNFAGLLGKELRSSRNGIWLNYAIPIAQLREPIEDLLAGRSRPAIDPAKEKPLTPITLGHLGLVLVPNVLDKTPPYVERVVGESLAAAAKLQPDDLILYADGTLISSQKALIEKFSYMDRDDIVSLTVLRDGQLVELTLNELQ, from the coding sequence ATGAGCGTGAAGCACTTAACTCAGACGCTGCTGGCGAGTATCGTGGCCCTTTGCCTGCTACTTCCTAATCAAACGGCAAACGCCGAAGCCACCCTTCGCGAAGTAACCCGCGACGTTCAACGAAAAGTCGTCAAGATCTACGGGGCAGGGGGGCTACGTGGTCTGGAATCGTACCAGTCCGGTAGCCTGATTTCCGACAAGGGACACGTCCTGACGGCCTGGAGCTACGTGCTCGACTCGAGCGTGATCACTGTTGTGCTGGATGATGGTCGACACTTCGTGGCCGAACTGGCCGCAGCCGATCCACGCTTCGGCATTGCCCTTTTAAAAATCGATGCCGAGAACCTGCCTCACTTCAGTCTCGACAAAGGTGTCTCGCCTAAGGTGGGGGATCGTATCTTGTCGTTCAGCAATCTGTTTGGCATCGCCGCCGGAGACGAGCCAGCAAGCGTGTTGAGTGGGTACGTTTCGGCCATCACTCCCTTGGAAGCACGCCGCAGTACGTTCCCCTCGGCGTACCAGGGGCCGGTCCTAATTGTTGACGCAATCGTCAACAATCCGGGTGCAGCCGGCGGGGTGCTGACCGATCAGGATGGCAATTTCGCTGGGCTACTAGGCAAAGAACTGCGTAGTTCGCGAAACGGTATCTGGCTGAACTACGCTATTCCAATCGCTCAACTACGAGAACCGATCGAAGACCTGCTTGCCGGGCGCTCGCGACCTGCGATTGATCCAGCCAAAGAGAAACCGCTGACACCAATCACACTGGGCCACTTGGGCTTGGTGCTGGTGCCCAACGTGCTGGATAAAACGCCCCCTTACGTGGAACGCGTCGTGGGCGAATCCCTGGCCGCTGCCGCCAAACTGCAACCAGACGACTTGATACTATACGCGGACGGAACGCTGATCTCCTCTCAGAAGGCGCTGATCGAAAAGTTTAGCTACATGGATCGGGACGACATCGTTTCGCTAACGGTGCTACGCGACGGACAACTGGTCGAACTCACTTTGAACGAATTGCAATAA
- a CDS encoding serine/threonine-protein kinase, translating into MLTTTQQNLQPTLSLDGEAADRKCPVELLQRYESLIRSKRSSWTEHYALRRLLGSGGQGLVFLTERRGANGFTLPLAIKIFSPERFESATHYNEAMARIARVASRVAQIQQHNLLEIHNFLDSSTIRVMVMEWVDGYDLQQLSTPGMVERIRPQVTDQRWEYINEVVVTKGPQQPRFKAGVAVAIARDCLAALAALHRDGVVHADVKPSNIMLKRTGAAKLIDIGSAFEIDNAPDTRTCTPAYAAPEVLEGAEATQRSDLASLGYVLIEMLSGRSLFGHIKNFRELLETKRFLAQRLLEILPEEVTCNELLMNFCRRLIAPDPSRRFPSAEDADLRSGGAASFHRQLVKGDLAVEYDNEIRLWIEELQQTEEELS; encoded by the coding sequence ATGCTTACCACGACGCAACAGAATCTTCAGCCGACTCTTTCATTGGATGGCGAAGCCGCCGATCGAAAGTGCCCGGTTGAATTGCTGCAGCGGTACGAATCGCTTATTCGCTCGAAGCGATCGAGTTGGACCGAGCATTATGCGCTGCGTCGATTGCTCGGCTCTGGCGGACAAGGTTTGGTGTTTCTCACCGAGCGTCGTGGTGCCAATGGTTTTACTCTGCCACTAGCCATCAAGATCTTCTCACCAGAGCGATTTGAGAGCGCCACGCACTACAACGAGGCGATGGCGAGAATCGCCCGGGTTGCTTCGCGGGTGGCCCAGATTCAGCAGCACAACTTGCTCGAGATTCATAACTTCCTCGATTCGAGCACGATCCGTGTGATGGTGATGGAATGGGTTGACGGCTATGACTTGCAGCAATTGTCGACGCCTGGCATGGTCGAACGCATTCGCCCTCAGGTAACCGATCAGCGGTGGGAATACATCAACGAGGTAGTCGTCACCAAGGGGCCTCAGCAGCCGCGATTCAAGGCCGGCGTTGCCGTGGCGATCGCACGGGACTGCCTCGCCGCGTTGGCGGCACTCCATCGAGACGGAGTGGTGCATGCCGACGTTAAGCCGTCGAACATCATGCTCAAGCGTACTGGGGCGGCCAAATTAATTGACATTGGCTCCGCATTCGAGATCGACAATGCCCCAGATACGCGGACCTGCACACCCGCCTACGCGGCTCCGGAAGTGCTGGAAGGAGCCGAAGCGACCCAGCGAAGCGATTTGGCCAGCCTGGGCTACGTCTTGATCGAAATGCTCTCGGGACGCTCCCTCTTTGGTCACATCAAGAACTTCCGCGAACTGCTGGAAACCAAGCGTTTTCTGGCTCAACGACTGCTAGAAATCCTTCCCGAAGAAGTGACCTGCAACGAACTGCTGATGAACTTCTGCCGACGCTTGATTGCTCCTGATCCTTCCCGACGATTTCCTTCCGCTGAAGACGCCGACTTGCGCTCCGGCGGGGCCGCTTCGTTCCATCGTCAATTGGTCAAAGGGGACCTGGCAGTCGAATACGACAACGAGATCCGTCTATGGATTGAAGAACTTCAACAGACCGAAGAAGAATTGTCGTAG
- a CDS encoding MATE family efflux transporter, translated as MAEPSQHVESTVSLSNDVSWWSRPCGIRELLLIALPLIASTASWSMTNFVDRMFLFWYSPEAMTAALPAGMLHFTLLCFPIGLASYLNTFVAQYDGAGRPDQIGVVIRKGVKLGSLMIPAYFLTIPLAAWAFSMVGHSAEVQQLEVRYFQILTFGAGASVVSAAMSTFFTGRGKTTIVMFVEIGSCVLNVVLDGLFIFGYCGEWLEGITGAAVGTSLSQWFKVVAYLILLWRPASSGQFGFLDWSNDEPGLLRRIFQYGSASGFQVLLEVGTFTGFTFLMGRMGMTAMTASTLAVDINALTFVPLIGLGIAISTLVGREIGHADPARAAVATWSGLLIAVMYAGGMGLTYLLLPDFFLSAHAMGMEPSEFEEIRALTIVLLRFVAFFCVFDAVNLVFVSALKGAGDVRFILVVGLIFSSILLVVGATCAWLDMIHVQGLWVAMTGWVILLALTHWGRFFTGQWRHKKVIDTA; from the coding sequence ATGGCAGAACCATCACAGCACGTTGAGTCGACGGTGTCGCTCAGCAACGACGTAAGTTGGTGGAGTCGCCCGTGCGGTATTCGCGAGCTGTTGCTGATCGCGCTGCCGCTGATCGCCTCGACGGCCTCGTGGTCGATGACGAATTTCGTCGATCGGATGTTTCTTTTCTGGTATTCGCCGGAAGCGATGACAGCCGCACTGCCGGCCGGCATGCTGCATTTTACGCTGCTTTGTTTTCCGATCGGGCTTGCTTCTTACTTGAACACGTTCGTCGCCCAGTACGATGGTGCCGGGCGCCCCGATCAAATCGGAGTCGTTATTCGTAAGGGGGTCAAACTGGGATCGTTGATGATCCCAGCCTACTTTCTGACCATCCCGTTGGCGGCTTGGGCGTTCTCAATGGTGGGGCATTCGGCCGAAGTCCAACAGTTGGAAGTTCGCTATTTTCAGATTCTCACGTTCGGAGCCGGGGCATCGGTCGTTTCGGCGGCTATGTCGACCTTCTTCACCGGGCGTGGCAAAACGACGATCGTGATGTTTGTCGAAATTGGCTCGTGCGTGCTGAACGTGGTGCTCGATGGCCTGTTCATCTTTGGCTATTGCGGAGAATGGCTCGAAGGAATCACCGGGGCAGCAGTTGGGACGTCTTTGAGTCAATGGTTTAAGGTCGTGGCCTACCTGATTTTGCTGTGGCGGCCGGCGTCCAGTGGGCAGTTTGGATTCCTCGATTGGTCGAACGACGAGCCGGGGCTGCTGCGTCGGATATTTCAATATGGCTCTGCCAGCGGTTTTCAAGTGTTGCTGGAAGTCGGGACGTTTACTGGCTTTACCTTCTTAATGGGACGAATGGGCATGACGGCGATGACCGCCTCGACGCTGGCCGTTGATATCAATGCCCTGACATTTGTCCCCCTGATTGGCTTGGGGATCGCGATTAGCACGCTGGTTGGCCGAGAAATTGGGCATGCCGATCCGGCCCGAGCGGCCGTGGCGACCTGGTCTGGGCTGCTGATTGCCGTGATGTACGCCGGTGGAATGGGGCTAACCTACTTGCTTTTGCCTGACTTTTTTCTGTCGGCCCATGCTATGGGGATGGAACCCTCTGAATTCGAAGAAATACGTGCTCTCACAATTGTCCTCCTTCGGTTTGTCGCATTTTTCTGTGTTTTTGATGCGGTGAACCTGGTGTTTGTCAGTGCGCTGAAAGGGGCGGGCGATGTGCGATTTATTCTTGTTGTGGGATTGATCTTTTCTTCGATCTTATTGGTCGTTGGGGCAACTTGCGCATGGCTCGATATGATTCACGTCCAGGGGTTATGGGTGGCGATGACGGGTTGGGTGATACTTTTAGCACTCACGCACTGGGGCCGTTTCTTTACCGGCCAATGGCGTCATAAAAAGGTAATCGATACGGCCTAA